A portion of the Croceicoccus marinus genome contains these proteins:
- a CDS encoding F0F1 ATP synthase subunit delta produces MLIDWFTVGAQALNFLILVWLLKRFLYRPILGAIDAREKRIAAELADADARKAEAEREREEFRRKNEQFDQQRTDRMKMAIIEVGVERQRLLDEARKAADGMRAKRQEALLSEAHNLNQAISRQAQQEVFSVARMALKDLAAANVDERISEVFIDRLLEMDSGSKERLGKALETTPDPALVRSAFDLPAEHRAAIEKALHDIFSIDVRVRFVVAPELVGGIELIANGQKLAWSIADYLTSLESQVDGLLAERGEVKTQTTLKYGSTSIAKTEGLNLKSLNHQNWTGRANDRQA; encoded by the coding sequence GTGCTCATCGATTGGTTCACTGTCGGTGCGCAAGCGCTCAACTTTCTCATCCTGGTGTGGCTGTTGAAGCGCTTTCTCTATCGCCCGATCCTAGGCGCGATCGATGCGCGCGAAAAACGGATCGCTGCCGAACTCGCCGACGCCGACGCAAGAAAGGCGGAAGCGGAACGAGAGCGCGAGGAGTTCCGGCGCAAGAACGAGCAGTTCGATCAGCAACGCACCGACCGCATGAAGATGGCGATCATAGAAGTGGGCGTGGAGCGACAGCGGCTCCTCGACGAAGCACGGAAGGCCGCCGATGGCATGCGTGCAAAACGACAGGAAGCGCTGCTAAGCGAGGCTCACAATCTCAATCAAGCAATCTCCCGCCAGGCCCAGCAGGAGGTTTTTTCCGTTGCGCGAATGGCGTTAAAGGATCTTGCCGCCGCGAATGTCGACGAGCGCATAAGCGAGGTCTTCATCGACCGGCTGCTGGAGATGGACAGCGGGTCCAAGGAGCGACTTGGCAAGGCTCTCGAGACGACCCCTGATCCGGCGCTTGTGCGCAGCGCATTTGATTTGCCCGCCGAACACCGCGCGGCAATCGAAAAAGCGCTCCACGATATCTTCTCAATCGACGTCCGCGTCCGGTTCGTTGTCGCCCCCGAATTGGTCGGCGGGATTGAGCTGATCGCAAATGGACAAAAGCTCGCCTGGAGCATCGCCGATTATCTGACGTCTCTTGAAAGCCAGGTCGATGGACTACTTGCGGAGAGAGGTGAAGTAAAGACCCAGACCACCCTAAAGTACGGCTCAACATCGATCGCGAAAACCGAGGGTCTCAACCTAAAATCACTGAACCATCAAAACTGGACAGGAAGGGCGAATGATCGTCAAGCCTGA